From one Conyzicola nivalis genomic stretch:
- a CDS encoding class I SAM-dependent DNA methyltransferase — protein MPNSDAFIVSEDWISESYFTSDATKQSYFARVIERRKGWEARKAELGNSPLTRFSAVRGEISSLIVAAADESTGDGSRADAAHDLTALLHRTLGFHDPGRAQRSSGPITWVRSTSVDTDVVALVDAMPADSLEDLLSKETGRLSEPWLDDDGKEIASVVARALSSIFADSESPDFAVVFAGRWTLVAERSRWAEGRYLAIDVQLVADRNEVKRGGEIDSALAALHSDSFIPEADGSVWWSLTLDDSIKHTVGVSQDLREGIRLSIEDIANEVVQRRATKGLEPLPDDQAQPLAIQSLRFLYRILFLLFAEASPELEVLPTNAADYDKGYSLDRLRELVQVKIESPKAKNGTHFYDSLAVLFRLVDQGHTPPKSDEEHDALTFNALRADLFSSSATSHIDEVGLGNEALQRVLDRLLLSKKQNNKQRGFISYAELGINQLGAVYEGLMSYTGFFASEPLYEVAPNGDSSKGSWVVPVAHVDAEAENAETWIDPHFVRREDEITQASAPVKHDRGEFVFRLAGRERQQSASYYTPEVLTRFTVSQALEELLDQDGVVTSAEAVLAITVCEPALGSGAFAIEAVRQLAEAYLKRRQNELGMRVDPEEYTRELQRVKAYIALHQVYGVDLNGTAVELAEISLWLDTMAPGLDAPWFGLHLRRGNSLIGARRAVYSAGQVADKSWLKAVPRDVALDEFDGIGAGIHHFLLPAEGWGATAGAKEGKELAPAAVTALKAWRRTVALKPSKKQVDELASISQRVEVLWGFARRRLEIADREVRRSIPVWGRDVETAGAVTREQIESSLADANGSYRRLRRIMDAWNALWFWPLTDAATGGVAPPTMQQWIDACRLIVGRTVEAKPAALRQGQASLSGGQSWTELDTEEQIELGYAGAVPIDDVLAKHPWLGVCEGVANQQGFFHWELDFAPVFERGGFDLQVGNPPWVRPDFDEAASLAESDVWWALVNKPPEEVARARRATVLAFDATRESYLSDVTSVVALRERVSAKTEYPHLAGLRPDLYRCFMEQTWRHVSPRGIVALIHPETHFTDEKAGRLRSATYRRLRRHWQFINEFSLFEIHHLVSYGIHVYGAESTTVDFAMATSIYHPSVVERSLLHDGSGQEPGLKDPDGNWDVRPHRNRIIRVTDETLVTWHAILEGVEVPVAQTRMVYAVNTDVASVLAKLVDAPRIANLGLEFSAGLIETQARAKRIIEHKWTRPTEWADVVLQGPHIHVANPAYKRPNPALLHNQDWSATDLEALGPEEIPSTSYKRVASLAVYRNAYGHSTSATGSSLDLTRLAWRGMAANTGERTLIPVILPPEVGHVNVVFSAGKAGLGVSSLIGALAGMSSLLGDFTIRISPKSNIYMSSAERVPMVDRQALLPALSLRLMRLNAVSAQYAQLWTDSWTSENLADKWTGGLQFDGRRELGLVNSVWGRDTPLRRASDRRQALLEIDALAAIAFGVTADELCTIYRTQFPVLYGYDHESHYYDVNGRLVPNPILSIWKKKGDLISDEERTATNQAGNSYEYKLPFVTLDREADMRQAYTHFETILKERT, from the coding sequence ATGCCGAACAGTGATGCGTTTATCGTCAGCGAGGACTGGATCAGCGAGAGCTATTTCACTTCGGATGCCACGAAGCAGTCGTATTTCGCCCGCGTGATCGAGAGACGCAAGGGTTGGGAGGCGCGAAAGGCCGAGCTGGGCAATAGCCCGCTAACCCGTTTCAGTGCGGTGCGCGGCGAGATCTCGTCGCTAATTGTCGCTGCCGCCGACGAGTCGACCGGTGACGGTTCGCGAGCGGATGCCGCGCACGATCTCACCGCTCTGCTACACCGCACTCTCGGCTTCCACGACCCCGGCCGCGCGCAGCGAAGCAGCGGTCCGATCACCTGGGTGCGTTCTACCAGTGTCGACACCGATGTTGTGGCGCTCGTCGACGCGATGCCCGCTGATTCGCTAGAGGACCTGCTCTCCAAAGAGACTGGGCGGCTCAGCGAGCCGTGGCTCGACGACGACGGCAAGGAGATAGCGAGCGTGGTGGCGCGGGCGCTGTCGTCGATCTTTGCCGACTCCGAATCTCCCGATTTCGCGGTCGTCTTCGCGGGCCGATGGACGCTCGTCGCCGAACGCTCCCGATGGGCGGAGGGCCGCTACCTGGCTATCGACGTGCAGCTCGTCGCCGATCGCAACGAGGTCAAGCGCGGCGGAGAGATCGACTCGGCACTCGCCGCGCTGCACTCCGACTCGTTCATTCCTGAGGCGGACGGTTCGGTGTGGTGGAGTCTCACGCTCGACGACTCGATCAAACACACGGTGGGTGTGTCGCAGGACCTCCGCGAGGGCATCCGGCTGTCCATCGAGGACATAGCCAACGAGGTCGTGCAGCGACGCGCGACGAAAGGCCTCGAACCCCTGCCCGACGATCAGGCGCAACCACTCGCCATCCAGTCGCTGCGCTTTCTCTACCGTATTCTCTTTCTTCTCTTCGCCGAGGCGTCGCCAGAGCTCGAGGTGCTGCCGACCAATGCCGCTGATTACGACAAGGGGTATTCGCTCGATCGCCTGCGCGAGCTCGTGCAGGTGAAGATCGAGTCGCCGAAGGCGAAGAACGGCACCCACTTCTACGATTCGCTCGCCGTATTGTTCAGGCTCGTCGACCAGGGCCACACTCCGCCCAAGTCCGACGAGGAGCATGACGCCCTCACGTTCAACGCGCTGCGGGCAGACCTGTTCTCGTCGAGCGCTACCTCCCACATCGACGAGGTCGGGCTCGGCAACGAGGCGCTGCAGCGGGTGCTCGATCGTCTACTGCTCAGCAAGAAGCAGAACAACAAGCAGCGCGGCTTCATCTCGTACGCGGAGCTCGGCATCAACCAGCTCGGCGCCGTCTACGAAGGATTGATGTCGTATACCGGCTTCTTCGCGTCTGAGCCACTCTACGAAGTCGCGCCGAACGGTGATTCGAGCAAGGGCTCGTGGGTGGTTCCGGTGGCCCACGTCGATGCAGAAGCCGAGAACGCTGAAACCTGGATCGACCCGCACTTTGTGCGCCGCGAAGACGAGATCACGCAAGCAAGTGCGCCGGTCAAACACGACCGCGGCGAGTTCGTTTTTCGCTTGGCCGGCCGGGAGCGGCAGCAGTCTGCGTCCTATTACACCCCCGAGGTGCTGACCAGGTTCACGGTGTCCCAGGCGCTGGAAGAACTGCTCGACCAGGACGGCGTGGTGACGAGCGCCGAGGCCGTACTCGCTATCACGGTATGCGAGCCGGCCCTTGGGTCAGGCGCGTTCGCGATCGAGGCTGTTCGCCAGCTCGCGGAAGCGTATTTGAAGCGTCGCCAGAACGAACTCGGCATGCGGGTGGACCCGGAGGAGTACACACGAGAGCTGCAGCGAGTCAAGGCCTACATTGCCCTGCACCAGGTGTACGGCGTCGACCTCAATGGCACGGCGGTGGAACTCGCCGAGATTTCACTCTGGCTCGACACGATGGCTCCCGGACTCGACGCTCCTTGGTTCGGACTCCACCTGCGCCGGGGCAACTCGCTCATCGGGGCGCGTCGTGCCGTCTACTCGGCGGGCCAAGTTGCCGATAAGTCGTGGCTGAAGGCAGTGCCGAGGGATGTCGCACTCGATGAATTCGACGGCATAGGCGCCGGTATCCACCACTTCCTCCTTCCCGCCGAGGGATGGGGCGCTACCGCGGGCGCGAAGGAAGGCAAAGAATTAGCGCCGGCGGCTGTGACCGCGCTCAAGGCGTGGCGCCGGACGGTTGCGTTGAAACCCTCTAAGAAGCAGGTGGATGAGCTCGCCTCGATCTCGCAGCGCGTCGAGGTGCTCTGGGGCTTCGCGCGCCGGAGACTCGAGATCGCCGATCGCGAGGTGCGTCGGTCAATCCCCGTCTGGGGACGCGATGTCGAGACCGCAGGTGCCGTGACTCGCGAACAGATCGAAAGCTCTCTCGCCGACGCCAACGGATCCTATCGTCGACTCCGTCGCATCATGGATGCATGGAATGCGCTTTGGTTCTGGCCACTCACCGACGCGGCCACTGGGGGAGTGGCGCCTCCCACAATGCAGCAGTGGATTGACGCTTGCCGACTGATTGTCGGTCGCACCGTTGAAGCGAAGCCGGCGGCTCTGCGCCAGGGGCAGGCGTCGCTTTCGGGCGGCCAGTCGTGGACCGAGCTTGATACCGAAGAGCAGATCGAGCTCGGCTACGCGGGTGCCGTACCGATTGATGACGTGCTGGCCAAACACCCGTGGCTCGGCGTCTGCGAGGGCGTCGCAAACCAGCAGGGCTTCTTTCACTGGGAACTCGACTTCGCGCCGGTCTTCGAGCGCGGCGGTTTCGACCTGCAAGTGGGTAACCCGCCGTGGGTGCGCCCAGACTTCGATGAAGCGGCGTCGCTGGCGGAATCCGATGTGTGGTGGGCCTTGGTAAACAAGCCGCCGGAAGAAGTCGCTCGAGCACGACGTGCTACTGTGCTTGCCTTTGACGCGACCCGGGAGTCCTATCTATCCGATGTCACTTCCGTTGTAGCGTTGCGAGAGCGAGTCTCCGCGAAAACGGAATATCCGCATCTTGCCGGTTTGCGCCCCGACCTCTATCGCTGCTTCATGGAACAGACGTGGCGGCATGTTTCGCCGAGAGGGATAGTTGCGCTCATTCACCCCGAAACCCATTTCACGGACGAGAAGGCTGGGCGGCTTCGATCGGCGACGTATCGACGACTCCGGCGCCATTGGCAGTTCATCAACGAATTCTCATTATTTGAGATTCATCATCTCGTGTCGTATGGCATCCACGTGTACGGCGCCGAATCCACAACCGTCGATTTTGCGATGGCTACTTCTATTTATCATCCGTCGGTAGTTGAGAGGTCACTGCTTCATGACGGAAGCGGTCAGGAGCCCGGCCTTAAAGACCCAGATGGCAACTGGGACGTTCGCCCGCATCGCAACCGGATTATTCGGGTCACTGATGAAACACTCGTGACCTGGCACGCCATTCTCGAAGGTGTTGAAGTTCCCGTGGCGCAGACTCGGATGGTGTACGCAGTAAACACCGATGTGGCCTCGGTCTTGGCAAAGCTCGTCGACGCGCCTCGAATCGCCAACCTAGGTTTGGAATTTAGCGCAGGGCTCATCGAAACCCAAGCGCGAGCCAAAAGAATAATTGAGCACAAATGGACTAGGCCGACGGAATGGGCTGACGTCGTGCTGCAAGGTCCTCACATCCACGTCGCAAATCCTGCCTACAAAAGACCCAACCCGGCGTTGCTTCACAACCAGGACTGGTCTGCAACCGATCTTGAAGCGCTCGGTCCTGAAGAGATTCCGTCCACTTCGTATAAACGCGTTGCAAGCCTGGCTGTGTATAGAAACGCTTACGGCCATTCAACGTCTGCGACCGGCTCATCCCTCGACCTAACGAGACTCGCATGGCGAGGAATGGCAGCCAACACTGGTGAGCGAACTCTCATACCTGTCATCCTTCCGCCCGAGGTGGGACACGTGAACGTAGTGTTCTCGGCGGGCAAAGCGGGGCTTGGTGTCTCCTCCCTAATCGGAGCGCTAGCCGGAATGTCGTCCCTGCTCGGTGATTTCACTATTCGCATCTCACCAAAAAGCAATATTTACATGTCCTCCGCCGAGCGGGTTCCAATGGTTGATCGACAGGCGCTCTTGCCGGCTCTGTCCTTGCGCCTGATGCGTCTGAATGCTGTTAGTGCCCAATACGCGCAACTTTGGACTGATTCATGGACTTCTGAGAACCTCGCGGACAAGTGGACTGGCGGACTGCAATTCGACGGGAGACGAGAACTTGGACTAGTGAATAGTGTGTGGGGCAGGGACACCCCGCTGCGTCGGGCATCGGACAGGCGCCAAGCGCTTCTCGAGATCGATGCTCTCGCCGCGATCGCTTTCGGCGTAACAGCTGACGAACTCTGCACTATCTACCGCACACAGTTTCCGGTGCTGTATGGGTACGACCACGAAAGTCACTACTACGACGTGAACGGGAGATTGGTACCCAACCCGATATTGAGCATCTGGAAGAAGAAGGGCGATCTGATCTCGGACGAGGAGCGCACCGCGACCAATCAGGCGGGTAACTCTTATGAGTACAAGTTGCCGTTCGTGACCCTCGACCGAGAGGCTGACATGCGGCAGGCGTACACCCACTTCGAGACAATTCTGAAGGAGCGCACGTGA
- a CDS encoding DEAD/DEAH box helicase: MSELLPTRLTQRIRASLVDYLTTTFALSDDDAQRELERFLVHETEGIFRGPFVRTRLPYGPAAAGWERALEWYPREFTPYGHQAKAFRRLSSAASVNARPQPTLVTTGTGSGKTEAFLVPIIDHVLRARRENITGVKALILYPMNALANDQAKRLTELLTSDPRLSGVTAALYTGEQSEKRTRVSEKGLITDRTVIRQSAPDILLTNYKMLDQLLLRHEDAKLWSASATSLQYVVLDEFHIYDGAQGTDVAMLLRRLGATLKSYWSDDSPVTRSDWSRPLGRATPVATSATLGDGGDPGAMLAFARTVFGDEFDATSVVTEARVTVDEWARSEVETTPDVTVDLLVGINDAVDRLGDGADASHIASEVLKQLWGAEVIVGDSSLSLMRYSTRHPLIRTIVRATKDAVGIDDLARTVFEGTGASAAPADVRVDAVVNLVAMLSHVRKVCGRAAVGIDVHLWVRELSRIDRAAAAQPAFRWTDDGVTLGHDAIDVTDSGAFDAYPAIYCRHCGRSGWGVVLAATGADLDADDSDIRRRHLVGDDRFRPLIFAPKEADYVYFEQRDRQIEGLRWLHTRNRQLVAALPADGDADFDAGYVLPVLTHVGLDAGERSKDDWCPSCLKADGIRFLGSAIATLLSVTLSSMFGESSIDVGEKKALVFTDSVQDAAHRAGFVQARSHVLTLRAALRSALGNASVSLDQLVDGAMRDAGVDRFARYRLVPPDLTGNDLFREYWSPAGDHAARRSVTAVRNRLLFDAVLEFGLQSRVGRTLELTGSVTAEVDGGPAAALAAIARNVWLEYDQGDLLGGAEIAAPTSAAGALWVRGVLERMREQGAIQHPWLDSYVKEDGNRYRIWGGRNRAVGVPAFPSGRPAPAFPRVGVKTAVRRDNLDNVSSSQGWYALWAAKCLSGLTASEGAKLARMLFVELDKRDVIGSVKTDSAADVYFLRSDQIVLAQAHSDELDSGRLQLRCDVCDNLVPGSASVIDQLADGPCTVSRCPGRLKRRAGKGGFYRGLYASSDMRRVVAREHTSLLESATRLQYETAFKSRTAEPDAPNVLVATPTLEMGIDIGDLSAVFLASLPRTVASYVQRVGRAGRLTGNSLSITYVTGRGENLPRVGDPLSVINGSVQPPATYLSAEEILRRQFLAFLGDRIARDPLADHPKTAQGALGGIGEGTYLGRVATSATHDALRTFLNSFDGVSDEVVGRIEGWISRGESDVSELDRFLARAAARWHATVDELGFRKAKLVEIIPELELKALSPAATDDDKRAERSARAALRMTEGQLGRLKGEYWISVLEEYGIYPNYTLLDDSVNLDVAMSWFDPETQKWESDTMNYQRGSASALTEFAPGATFYSRGFVVKVDAVDLGQEPTVTTPWTYCAACGFARAELPGMVALTACPRCGSGSIADVKQRLDTVQMSGVSAQIRRDDALINDSRDERERTRFTVLTAADINDSNVKAQWFVDGYDFGMRHLSDVDIRWINLGPAGKQAISRALAGHEVMSPLFRVCDTCGKLDESSKSNGRDEHRPWCPRRDDHDEHTRSVALMRHLHTQGVVVRLPTVLKYDKFAVPSLSAALLLGLRELMGGAPDHIQIAQITEPLGGAGEVADALLLHDVVPGGTGYLAELARPARVWALLHAAWERVRDCPCREEERLACHRCLLPFAAPWQTGEVARETAEVLLRRILASGGDEVPDVAPSAHGWKLLDAPPAPVIDESHLEARFREALSARLSAVGATVKETPTALGNQLTVTLPGDSRLWWLEPQVHLGATVPDFVLRCSDTTIPRVAIYTDGFTFHATVAHNRIADDAHKRSVLRAQGYAVLAVSWNDLTMDSVADPWWYSQAAVQNALTQNVNLSAGVVDASRGGPLTMLIRWMQTPEPDRWRQFGDAVPLLLAAAPLGETPVGISASELAAFQVLGTVQSGTGAFGLTVDAGPHVSFVALLSHSSGALVTDVGLVLDNRTGTMVEPTFSESWRRWLTLSNLMFARQAPFAIAGVSSIEKNLVAGDPAAVSFSPVWAGLLEMAASDEERELLRELVDANIETPELGVEVGDGIPVSIAWPAHKIAVELGLESRDIEDLRTTGWMVVPAIVHDIVAALEGSR; the protein is encoded by the coding sequence GTGAGCGAACTGCTGCCCACCCGCCTGACCCAGCGAATAAGAGCATCGCTCGTCGACTACCTCACGACAACGTTCGCCCTCTCAGATGATGACGCGCAGCGTGAGCTCGAGAGGTTTCTTGTGCACGAGACTGAGGGTATTTTTCGCGGTCCGTTCGTGCGCACCCGGTTGCCGTACGGCCCTGCGGCCGCGGGATGGGAACGGGCGCTTGAGTGGTACCCGCGAGAGTTCACCCCCTACGGGCACCAGGCCAAAGCGTTCAGGCGGCTCTCTTCCGCGGCATCCGTCAATGCGCGCCCTCAGCCGACGCTGGTGACCACGGGAACCGGCTCGGGCAAGACCGAGGCGTTTCTTGTGCCGATCATCGATCACGTCCTCCGCGCTCGCCGCGAGAACATCACGGGGGTTAAAGCGCTCATTCTCTACCCGATGAACGCGCTCGCCAACGACCAGGCGAAGCGGCTCACCGAGTTGCTGACCAGCGACCCGCGGCTCTCGGGTGTGACGGCTGCGCTGTACACAGGTGAGCAGTCGGAGAAGCGCACTCGCGTTTCGGAGAAGGGGCTCATCACCGATCGCACAGTCATTCGGCAGAGTGCTCCGGACATTCTTCTCACCAACTACAAGATGCTCGATCAGCTGCTGCTTAGGCATGAAGATGCCAAGCTCTGGTCGGCCTCGGCGACGAGTCTGCAATACGTTGTGCTCGACGAGTTCCATATCTACGACGGAGCCCAGGGGACCGACGTTGCGATGCTTCTGCGTCGTCTCGGCGCAACGCTCAAGAGCTACTGGTCCGACGACTCGCCCGTGACTAGAAGTGACTGGTCGCGCCCGCTTGGCCGGGCCACCCCGGTCGCCACCTCGGCGACACTCGGCGACGGCGGCGACCCGGGCGCCATGCTCGCCTTCGCCCGAACCGTGTTCGGCGACGAGTTTGATGCGACAAGTGTCGTGACCGAGGCACGCGTCACTGTCGACGAGTGGGCCCGGTCGGAGGTCGAGACGACTCCCGACGTGACTGTCGACCTGCTCGTTGGCATAAACGACGCGGTCGATCGGCTTGGCGACGGTGCTGACGCGTCGCACATCGCGTCGGAGGTGCTGAAGCAGCTCTGGGGCGCCGAGGTTATCGTTGGCGACTCTTCGCTATCGCTCATGCGGTATTCAACGCGGCATCCGCTCATTCGCACGATTGTTCGGGCAACCAAGGATGCCGTGGGGATCGACGACCTTGCACGCACGGTATTCGAGGGCACCGGGGCATCCGCTGCCCCCGCGGACGTGCGGGTCGACGCCGTCGTCAATCTCGTCGCCATGCTCAGCCACGTGCGCAAAGTCTGCGGCCGGGCCGCGGTCGGTATCGACGTTCACCTGTGGGTGCGCGAACTAAGTCGCATCGATCGCGCCGCCGCGGCGCAGCCGGCATTCCGCTGGACCGACGACGGAGTGACCTTGGGGCACGACGCGATCGATGTCACCGACAGTGGGGCGTTCGACGCCTATCCGGCGATCTATTGTCGCCACTGTGGCCGGTCGGGCTGGGGGGTTGTTCTGGCAGCCACGGGTGCCGATCTCGATGCGGACGACTCCGACATCCGTCGCAGGCACCTGGTCGGCGACGACCGCTTTCGGCCGCTGATATTCGCGCCAAAGGAAGCGGATTACGTCTACTTCGAACAGCGCGATCGGCAGATTGAGGGTCTGCGCTGGCTGCATACCCGCAACCGTCAGCTCGTCGCCGCCCTGCCCGCCGATGGCGACGCGGATTTCGATGCCGGCTATGTGCTGCCCGTACTCACGCACGTTGGGCTCGATGCCGGCGAGAGGTCGAAAGACGACTGGTGCCCGTCCTGCCTGAAGGCCGACGGCATTCGCTTCCTCGGCAGCGCCATCGCAACGCTGCTCTCTGTGACCCTGTCGAGCATGTTCGGCGAATCATCCATCGACGTGGGGGAGAAGAAGGCGCTCGTCTTCACCGACAGTGTGCAGGATGCCGCACACCGGGCCGGCTTCGTTCAGGCGCGCTCGCACGTACTGACGCTGCGCGCCGCTCTGCGCAGCGCACTCGGAAATGCGAGCGTGAGCCTCGACCAACTCGTCGACGGCGCGATGCGCGACGCAGGAGTCGACAGGTTCGCACGGTACCGGCTGGTGCCGCCAGACCTCACCGGTAACGACCTGTTTCGCGAGTACTGGTCACCAGCCGGCGACCACGCGGCTCGACGTTCGGTGACTGCCGTGCGCAACCGGCTGCTCTTCGACGCGGTGCTCGAATTCGGTTTGCAGAGCCGCGTCGGTCGAACCCTCGAACTCACCGGCAGCGTCACGGCCGAGGTCGACGGCGGACCGGCCGCCGCCCTCGCCGCCATCGCGCGGAACGTCTGGCTCGAGTACGACCAGGGCGACCTACTGGGCGGCGCCGAGATTGCGGCCCCCACCAGTGCCGCAGGAGCGCTGTGGGTGCGCGGGGTACTCGAACGCATGCGAGAGCAGGGAGCGATTCAGCATCCGTGGCTCGACAGCTATGTGAAAGAAGACGGCAATCGCTACCGGATCTGGGGCGGCCGCAACCGCGCGGTTGGAGTACCCGCGTTTCCGAGTGGACGCCCAGCGCCCGCCTTTCCCCGAGTCGGAGTGAAGACTGCTGTCAGGCGCGACAACCTCGACAACGTCTCATCGTCGCAGGGCTGGTACGCGCTTTGGGCTGCCAAGTGCCTTTCTGGGCTCACCGCGAGTGAGGGGGCAAAGCTCGCGCGAATGCTCTTCGTCGAACTCGACAAGCGCGACGTCATCGGGTCGGTCAAGACTGACTCGGCCGCCGATGTATATTTTCTACGCAGCGATCAGATTGTGCTTGCACAAGCGCACAGCGACGAACTCGATAGTGGTCGCCTGCAGCTTCGGTGCGACGTATGCGACAACCTCGTACCCGGAAGTGCTTCGGTCATCGACCAGCTCGCGGATGGACCGTGCACGGTCTCGCGCTGTCCAGGACGCCTGAAGCGTCGCGCTGGAAAGGGCGGTTTTTACCGCGGCCTGTATGCGTCGAGCGATATGCGTCGCGTCGTGGCGCGGGAGCACACGAGCCTGCTGGAGTCGGCCACCCGGTTGCAGTACGAGACGGCCTTCAAGTCGAGAACCGCAGAACCGGATGCTCCCAACGTGCTCGTCGCGACGCCAACCCTCGAGATGGGTATCGACATCGGCGACCTCTCGGCGGTGTTTCTCGCTTCGCTGCCGCGCACTGTCGCTTCGTACGTGCAGCGAGTTGGCCGTGCCGGCCGTCTCACGGGAAACTCGCTGAGCATCACCTACGTCACCGGCCGAGGCGAAAATTTGCCACGAGTCGGAGATCCGCTGTCGGTAATCAACGGGAGCGTGCAACCGCCCGCGACGTATCTGTCGGCCGAAGAGATCTTGCGGAGACAATTCCTGGCGTTCCTCGGTGACCGCATCGCTCGGGATCCTCTAGCGGATCATCCCAAGACCGCGCAGGGCGCACTCGGCGGAATAGGCGAGGGCACCTATCTCGGAAGAGTCGCGACATCCGCCACCCATGACGCCCTCAGAACGTTCCTGAATTCCTTCGACGGGGTATCCGACGAAGTCGTGGGCCGAATCGAAGGGTGGATTTCTCGCGGCGAGTCTGACGTGAGCGAATTGGACCGTTTTCTCGCTCGGGCTGCAGCGCGGTGGCACGCGACCGTCGATGAACTCGGCTTTCGCAAGGCGAAACTCGTCGAAATAATCCCTGAGCTGGAGTTGAAGGCGTTATCGCCAGCTGCGACCGACGATGACAAGCGTGCGGAGCGATCGGCGCGGGCAGCACTGAGAATGACTGAGGGACAGCTCGGACGGCTGAAGGGCGAGTACTGGATCAGTGTGCTTGAGGAGTACGGAATCTACCCGAACTACACTCTCCTCGACGATTCAGTGAACCTCGATGTCGCGATGAGTTGGTTCGACCCGGAGACTCAAAAATGGGAATCCGACACGATGAATTACCAGCGCGGCTCCGCTAGCGCATTGACTGAATTCGCGCCCGGAGCCACGTTCTATTCGCGTGGTTTCGTTGTCAAAGTCGACGCCGTCGATCTCGGCCAGGAGCCCACTGTAACGACGCCCTGGACCTACTGCGCCGCCTGCGGATTCGCGAGAGCAGAGCTGCCTGGGATGGTCGCACTGACAGCGTGCCCGCGCTGCGGAAGCGGCTCGATCGCCGACGTCAAGCAGCGACTCGACACCGTGCAGATGTCCGGGGTCTCCGCACAGATCCGCCGTGACGACGCCCTCATCAACGACTCGCGCGACGAACGTGAGCGCACCCGGTTCACCGTGCTGACTGCGGCGGACATCAACGATTCGAACGTAAAAGCCCAGTGGTTCGTCGACGGGTATGACTTCGGCATGCGCCACCTGTCCGACGTCGACATCCGCTGGATCAACCTCGGCCCAGCCGGCAAACAGGCGATTTCGCGAGCGCTAGCCGGACACGAAGTGATGAGCCCCTTATTCCGAGTCTGCGACACCTGCGGCAAGCTCGACGAATCGAGCAAGTCGAATGGCAGAGACGAGCATCGCCCTTGGTGCCCCCGCCGCGACGACCACGACGAGCACACTCGTTCCGTCGCACTGATGCGCCACCTTCACACCCAAGGTGTGGTCGTTCGGCTCCCGACAGTACTGAAGTACGACAAATTCGCCGTGCCGAGCCTATCGGCCGCTTTGCTTCTCGGTTTGCGAGAGCTGATGGGTGGCGCACCGGACCACATCCAGATCGCCCAGATTACTGAGCCTCTCGGCGGGGCGGGCGAAGTCGCCGACGCGCTGCTCCTTCACGACGTCGTACCCGGAGGCACCGGATACCTCGCAGAGCTCGCCCGACCGGCGCGAGTCTGGGCGCTTCTCCACGCCGCATGGGAACGAGTGCGTGACTGCCCATGTCGCGAAGAAGAACGACTTGCCTGTCACCGGTGCTTGCTGCCGTTTGCTGCGCCGTGGCAGACCGGCGAGGTCGCACGGGAGACCGCAGAAGTGCTGTTGCGCCGCATCCTCGCGTCCGGCGGCGACGAGGTGCCGGATGTCGCGCCCTCCGCTCACGGATGGAAGCTGCTCGACGCGCCGCCCGCTCCTGTAATCGACGAATCTCACTTGGAAGCCCGATTCCGAGAGGCCTTATCCGCACGACTGTCCGCTGTCGGCGCAACGGTGAAGGAGACTCCAACGGCTCTTGGCAACCAACTAACAGTCACGCTGCCGGGCGACTCTCGGCTGTGGTGGCTGGAGCCGCAGGTGCATCTTGGCGCAACGGTGCCGGACTTCGTGCTCCGCTGCTCTGACACGACCATTCCGAGGGTCGCGATTTACACAGATGGCTTCACGTTCCACGCGACCGTTGCGCACAACCGAATTGCCGACGACGCGCACAAACGATCCGTGCTCCGCGCCCAGGGTTACGCAGTACTGGCCGTCAGCTGGAACGACTTGACCATGGACTCGGTGGCCGATCCTTGGTGGTACAGCCAGGCAGCCGTGCAGAACGCGCTGACGCAAAACGTCAACCTCTCCGCGGGCGTGGTCGATGCGTCCCGCGGAGGCCCTCTGACCATGCTCATCCGCTGGATGCAAACGCCCGAACCTGACCGTTGGCGACAATTCGGCGATGCCGTACCGCTACTCCTCGCCGCTGCCCCGCTTGGAGAGACTCCCGTCGGCATTTCAGCGTCAGAGCTCGCTGCATTCCAGGTGCTAGGCACTGTGCAGAGCGGAACGGGTGCGTTTGGGTTGACTGTGGATGCTGGGCCACACGTCTCCTTCGTTGCGCTGCTCAGCCATTCGAGCGGCGCTCTCGTCACAGACGTGGGGCTCGTCCTCGATAATCGTACGGGCACCATGGTCGAGCCCACCTTCTCCGAGAGCTGGCGGCGATGGCTGACGTTGTCCAATCTGATGTTCGCCAGACAGGCGCCATTCGCGATAGCCGGAGTGTCGTCGATCGAGAAGAATCTGGTTGCTGGCGATCCCGCGGCGGTTTCGTTCTCGCCGGTGTGGGCGGGACTCCTCGAAATGGCGGCCAGCGATGAAGAACGCGAACTGCTCCGTGAACTGGTGGACGCCAACATCGAGACCCCGGAACTCGGCGTCGAGGTCGGAGACGGCATCCCCGTTTCCATCGCGTGGCCGGCACACAAGATCGCCGTAGAACTGGGCCTCGAGAGTCGAGACATCGAAGATCTACGCACAACCGGCTGGATGGTCGTTCCGGCAATCGTTCACGACATCGTTGCCGCATTGGAAGGAAGCCGATGA